A stretch of Streptomyces vietnamensis DNA encodes these proteins:
- a CDS encoding GNAT family N-acetyltransferase, with amino-acid sequence MFAISLGDDGAELRPLEPWRAEEFLTHMDRGREFVGQHIGLPDIVTDLDSARAYLVSYAEKAASDTGRLYGIWSEGTLVGGVLFRTFDAANGTAEAGCWLEPSAAGKGLITRACRVIIDWAIEERGIHRVEWYASTKNEPSIAVARRLGMTKEGVVRENYLYRGNRADTEIWSVLAPEWRAAKAS; translated from the coding sequence ATGTTCGCGATATCGCTGGGTGACGACGGCGCCGAGCTCAGGCCCCTGGAGCCCTGGCGGGCCGAGGAGTTCCTCACCCACATGGACCGGGGCCGGGAGTTCGTCGGTCAGCACATCGGCCTCCCCGACATCGTCACGGACCTCGACTCCGCCCGCGCCTACCTCGTCTCGTACGCCGAGAAGGCCGCGAGCGACACCGGCCGCCTCTACGGCATCTGGTCCGAGGGCACCCTCGTCGGCGGCGTCCTCTTCCGCACCTTCGACGCCGCGAACGGCACCGCCGAGGCGGGCTGCTGGCTGGAGCCCTCCGCCGCCGGGAAGGGCCTGATCACCCGGGCCTGCCGGGTCATCATCGACTGGGCGATCGAGGAGCGCGGCATCCACCGCGTCGAGTGGTACGCCTCCACGAAGAACGAGCCGAGCATCGCCGTCGCCCGCCGCCTCGGCATGACGAAGGAGGGCGTCGTGCGCGAGAACTACCTGTACCGCGGCAACCGCGCCGACACCGAGATCTGGTCCGTCCTCGCCCCGGAATGGCGCGCGGCGAAGGCGTCTTAA
- a CDS encoding helix-turn-helix transcriptional regulator: MSDGMEVCAMLGAVETRSVSPVFVGRAGELTALTEALSRATAGEPQALLIGGEAGVGKTRLIEEFLDTAREQDAVVALGGCVELGADGLPFAPFSAALRALRRRLPDELTAAADGHEGELARLLPELGDPGSHEPADEDSTARLFELTVRLLERLAADRTIVLVLEDLHWADASTRHLFTYLLRTLRRGRIVVVASYRADDIHRRHPLRPLLAELDRLRTIRRIELSRFTRTEVHRQLTGILAAEPDPGLVDEVFERSDGNAFFVEELVVSHEAGCAPGQLSDSLRDLLLVRVETLPEAAQRVARIVAEGGSTVEYGLLAAVARLPEDELIEALRACVGKNILLAVPDGDGYRFRHSLVREAVSDDLLPGERSRLNRRYAEALEADPGLVRPHERTTRLATYWYHAHDPEKALPAVLRASVETRKRHAYAEQLSLLERAMELWDKVPGGVRDSLRPIDYADAYPACGCDPETTSLRYLDLLAEAAVAARLAGERERAAKICRTALRILDDAENDPLRAAWFWTEMARLQSNLGKGDGWPEIARAQELVKGLPPSAVHATVLVGAAGWGMLRNPGPEALAAAERAVEYARFVKAEPIELNARITLGTIMVSAGDTEGGLAAMHEARERTIALGQFHEAARAHVNLSSSMEAIGRSREAVEIATTGIELARSRGLVDSAGWIRANLAESLLALGEWDRSKEEAELLLRSGASSTKPGGTALLQLAHVATARGESARAAEHLAEARARYGTRDPIPQYTLPTAQAEIAIAAAEGRLADVREQLAAIAETGFPPGTHRYGWPLVLTAITAEADSRGLPAADEGRAGAIALVRRCVRGLATPAPVWEAYSRQVSEELARAEGRETAARWAEVVAAWEPLERPYQLARARHRLADALLVEGGRREEAADLLREAHATAVRLGARPLREDVELLAARARLSLTPEKQAPAPAEPGEDGFGLTPREQDVLRLVAAGRTNRQIAEELFISPKTASVHVSNILAKLGVAGRGEAAALAHRLHLLDTPL; the protein is encoded by the coding sequence ATGAGCGACGGCATGGAAGTCTGTGCGATGCTCGGCGCCGTGGAGACCAGGTCAGTCAGCCCCGTCTTCGTCGGCCGCGCCGGCGAACTCACCGCCCTCACCGAGGCGCTCTCCCGCGCAACCGCGGGAGAGCCCCAGGCCCTGCTCATCGGCGGCGAGGCGGGCGTCGGCAAGACCCGGCTCATCGAGGAGTTCCTCGACACGGCCCGCGAGCAGGATGCCGTCGTCGCGCTCGGCGGCTGCGTCGAACTCGGCGCCGACGGCCTGCCCTTCGCACCCTTCTCCGCCGCTCTGCGCGCGCTCCGCCGCCGCCTCCCCGACGAACTCACCGCCGCCGCCGACGGCCACGAGGGCGAACTCGCCCGCCTGCTGCCCGAACTGGGCGACCCCGGCAGCCACGAGCCCGCCGACGAGGACTCCACCGCCCGCCTCTTCGAACTGACCGTACGGCTCCTGGAACGGCTCGCCGCCGACCGTACGATCGTGCTCGTCCTGGAGGACCTGCACTGGGCCGACGCCTCCACCCGGCACCTGTTCACCTACCTCCTGCGCACCCTGCGCCGCGGCCGGATCGTGGTCGTCGCCAGCTACCGCGCCGACGACATCCACCGCCGCCACCCGCTGCGTCCCCTCCTCGCCGAACTCGACCGGCTCCGCACCATCCGCCGCATCGAACTCTCCCGCTTCACCCGCACCGAGGTGCACCGCCAGCTCACCGGCATCCTCGCCGCCGAACCCGACCCCGGACTCGTCGACGAGGTCTTCGAACGCTCCGACGGCAACGCCTTCTTCGTCGAGGAGCTCGTCGTCTCCCACGAGGCCGGCTGCGCGCCCGGCCAGCTCAGCGACTCCCTGCGCGACCTGCTCCTGGTCCGGGTCGAGACGCTCCCCGAGGCCGCCCAGCGGGTCGCCAGGATCGTCGCCGAGGGCGGCTCCACCGTCGAGTACGGGCTGCTCGCCGCCGTCGCCCGGCTCCCCGAGGACGAACTCATCGAGGCGCTGCGGGCCTGCGTCGGCAAGAACATCCTCCTCGCCGTCCCCGACGGCGACGGCTACCGTTTTCGCCACTCCCTCGTCCGCGAGGCCGTCAGCGACGACCTGCTGCCCGGCGAGCGCTCCCGCCTCAACCGGCGCTACGCCGAAGCCCTGGAGGCCGACCCCGGGCTCGTCCGCCCCCACGAGCGGACCACCCGGCTCGCCACGTACTGGTACCACGCGCACGACCCCGAGAAGGCCCTCCCCGCCGTCCTCCGGGCCTCCGTCGAGACCCGCAAGCGCCACGCCTACGCCGAGCAGCTCAGCCTCCTCGAACGGGCCATGGAGCTGTGGGACAAGGTGCCCGGCGGGGTACGCGACTCCCTGCGGCCCATCGACTACGCCGACGCCTACCCCGCCTGCGGCTGCGACCCCGAGACCACCTCGCTGCGCTACCTCGACCTGCTCGCCGAGGCCGCCGTCGCCGCCCGGCTCGCCGGCGAGCGCGAACGCGCCGCGAAGATCTGCAGGACGGCGCTCCGGATCCTCGACGACGCCGAGAACGACCCGCTGCGCGCCGCCTGGTTCTGGACCGAGATGGCCCGGCTCCAGTCCAACCTCGGCAAGGGCGACGGCTGGCCGGAGATCGCCCGCGCCCAGGAACTCGTCAAGGGCCTCCCGCCGTCCGCCGTCCACGCCACCGTCCTGGTCGGCGCGGCCGGCTGGGGCATGCTCCGCAACCCGGGCCCCGAGGCGCTCGCCGCCGCCGAACGCGCCGTCGAGTACGCCCGGTTCGTCAAGGCCGAGCCGATCGAGCTCAACGCCCGGATCACCCTCGGCACCATCATGGTGTCGGCCGGGGACACCGAGGGCGGGCTCGCCGCGATGCACGAGGCACGCGAACGGACCATCGCCCTCGGCCAGTTCCACGAGGCCGCGCGCGCCCATGTGAACCTCTCCTCCTCCATGGAGGCGATCGGCCGCTCCCGCGAGGCCGTGGAGATCGCCACCACCGGCATCGAACTGGCCCGCTCCCGCGGCCTCGTCGACAGCGCCGGCTGGATCCGCGCCAACCTCGCCGAGTCGCTCCTCGCGCTCGGCGAGTGGGACCGGAGCAAGGAGGAGGCCGAGCTGCTGCTCCGTTCCGGGGCGAGCAGCACCAAGCCGGGCGGCACGGCCCTGCTCCAGCTCGCCCACGTCGCCACCGCCCGCGGCGAGTCGGCCAGGGCCGCCGAGCACCTCGCCGAGGCCCGTGCGCGCTACGGCACCCGCGACCCGATCCCGCAGTACACCCTGCCCACGGCCCAGGCCGAGATCGCCATCGCCGCCGCCGAGGGCCGCCTCGCGGACGTACGGGAACAGCTCGCCGCCATCGCGGAGACCGGCTTCCCGCCCGGCACCCACCGCTACGGCTGGCCCCTCGTGCTCACCGCGATCACCGCCGAGGCCGACAGCCGCGGACTGCCCGCCGCCGACGAGGGCCGCGCCGGGGCGATCGCCCTGGTCCGCCGCTGCGTCCGCGGCCTCGCCACCCCGGCCCCGGTCTGGGAGGCCTACTCCCGGCAGGTCTCCGAGGAGCTCGCCCGCGCCGAGGGCCGCGAGACCGCCGCCCGCTGGGCCGAGGTCGTCGCCGCCTGGGAGCCGCTGGAACGCCCGTACCAGCTGGCCCGCGCCCGCCACCGGCTCGCCGACGCCCTGCTCGTCGAGGGGGGCCGCCGGGAGGAGGCCGCGGACCTGCTCCGCGAGGCCCACGCCACCGCCGTCCGCCTCGGCGCCCGCCCGCTCCGCGAGGACGTGGAACTCCTCGCCGCCCGCGCCCGCCTCTCCCTCACCCCGGAGAAGCAGGCCCCGGCTCCGGCCGAGCCCGGGGAGGACGGCTTCGGCCTGACGCCCCGGGAGCAGGACGTGCTGCGCCTGGTCGCGGCCGGCCGCACCAACCGTCAGATCGCCGAGGAGCTGTTCATCTCACCGAAGACGGCCAGCGTCCACGTCTCCAACATCCTCGCCAAGCTCGGCGTCGCGGGGCGCGGCGAGGCCGCCGCCCTGGCCCACCGCCTCCACCTCCTCGACACGCCCCTCTGA
- a CDS encoding PQQ-dependent sugar dehydrogenase, whose translation MSRPVVVKALWGAAVLVLVAGCSSGGSGEAPSAAPPPSVSSSPSTAGRVAVAGTLTEDLKSPWGLAELPGGDLLVSSRDERTVTRVDGRTGAKTLLGEVPGVAPGGEGGLLGLAVRDGWVYAYLTAASDNRIVRMRYGGGQGDRLGPPEPVLTGIPKGLVHDGGRIAFGPDGMLYAGTGETGRTGLAQDRASLGGKILRMTPEGRPAPGNPFPDSVVYSYGHRNVQGLAWDPEGRLWAAEFGQNTWDELNLIEPGRNYGWPEVEGRAGRAGFTDPVAQWPTSEASPSGIAYARGAIWMAALRGERLWRIPISGAKRSGEPEAFLTGEYGRLRTVLAAGGGRLWLVTSETDTRGTPGPGDDRILRLEVR comes from the coding sequence GTGAGCCGTCCTGTCGTGGTGAAGGCCCTGTGGGGCGCCGCCGTGCTCGTCCTGGTGGCCGGCTGCTCCTCGGGAGGTTCCGGGGAGGCTCCGAGCGCGGCCCCGCCGCCATCGGTCTCCTCGTCCCCGTCCACCGCCGGTCGCGTGGCGGTGGCGGGCACGCTCACCGAGGACCTGAAGTCGCCCTGGGGGCTCGCCGAGCTGCCCGGCGGCGATCTGCTCGTCTCCTCGCGGGACGAGCGGACCGTCACCCGGGTCGACGGGCGGACCGGCGCGAAGACCCTCCTCGGCGAGGTGCCGGGGGTGGCCCCCGGCGGGGAGGGCGGACTCCTGGGGCTCGCGGTCCGGGACGGCTGGGTGTACGCGTACCTCACGGCCGCCTCGGACAACCGCATCGTGCGCATGCGGTACGGCGGCGGGCAGGGCGACCGGCTCGGCCCGCCGGAGCCGGTGCTCACCGGCATCCCGAAGGGACTCGTGCACGACGGCGGACGGATCGCGTTCGGGCCGGACGGGATGCTGTACGCGGGGACGGGCGAGACGGGCCGGACCGGTCTGGCCCAGGACCGGGCCTCGCTCGGCGGCAAGATCCTGCGGATGACGCCGGAGGGCCGGCCCGCGCCGGGCAATCCCTTCCCGGACTCGGTGGTCTATTCGTACGGACACCGCAATGTGCAGGGGCTCGCCTGGGACCCGGAGGGCCGGCTGTGGGCCGCCGAGTTCGGGCAGAACACCTGGGACGAGCTGAACCTGATCGAACCGGGGCGGAACTACGGCTGGCCGGAGGTCGAGGGCCGGGCCGGGCGGGCCGGGTTCACGGACCCGGTGGCCCAGTGGCCGACCTCGGAGGCCTCCCCGAGCGGCATCGCGTACGCGCGGGGCGCGATCTGGATGGCCGCGCTCAGGGGCGAGCGGCTGTGGCGCATCCCGATCTCCGGCGCGAAACGGTCCGGGGAGCCCGAGGCCTTCCTGACCGGCGAGTACGGACGCCTGCGCACGGTCCTCGCGGCGGGCGGCGGCCGGCTCTGGCTGGTGACCAGCGAGACCGACACCCGGGGCACGCCCGGCCCCGGGGACGACCGGATCCTCCGCCTGGAGGTGCGGTGA
- a CDS encoding aldo/keto reductase, whose product MERRTIGATALDVGAIGLGCMPMSWAYSRSEQRGDRSLRTVHAALDAGVSLLDTADMYGPFTNELLVGRVLKERRSEAFVSTKCGLLVGDGGERRHVVANGRPGYVRRACDASLRRLQTDVIDLYQLHRADPEVPVEETWGAMAELVSAGKVRALGLCAVGARPARRGADLHEGTIRQLDRIQQVFPVAAVEAELSVWSREALVRLLPWCAARGVGFLAAMPLGNGFLTGTLTPGGGFEPDDPRARHPRFTAEMMAANQPIVAGLRRVAARHGADVTPAQVALAWVLGLGRHVVPVPGAKREQWAVENARAAGLRLTAEDLAEIAALPAPRGSWD is encoded by the coding sequence GTGGAGCGCAGGACTATCGGGGCGACGGCGCTCGACGTGGGTGCGATCGGCCTGGGGTGCATGCCGATGAGCTGGGCGTACAGCCGTTCGGAACAGCGGGGGGACCGCTCGCTGCGGACCGTGCACGCGGCGCTCGACGCCGGGGTGAGCCTGCTCGACACCGCCGACATGTACGGACCGTTCACCAACGAGCTTTTGGTGGGGCGGGTGTTGAAGGAGCGGCGGTCCGAGGCCTTCGTCTCGACGAAGTGCGGACTGCTCGTCGGCGACGGCGGCGAGCGGCGCCACGTGGTCGCCAACGGCAGGCCGGGATACGTGCGCAGGGCCTGCGACGCCTCGCTGCGAAGGCTCCAGACCGATGTGATCGACCTCTACCAACTGCACCGCGCGGACCCCGAGGTGCCGGTCGAGGAGACCTGGGGCGCCATGGCCGAGCTGGTCTCTGCGGGCAAGGTGCGGGCGCTCGGCCTCTGCGCCGTGGGGGCGCGCCCGGCCCGCCGCGGGGCCGATCTGCACGAGGGAACGATCCGGCAACTGGACCGGATCCAGCAGGTCTTCCCGGTGGCGGCCGTGGAGGCGGAGCTGTCGGTGTGGTCGCGGGAGGCGCTGGTGCGGCTCCTGCCCTGGTGCGCGGCGCGGGGCGTCGGCTTCCTGGCGGCGATGCCGCTGGGGAACGGCTTCCTGACCGGGACGCTGACCCCGGGCGGCGGCTTCGAGCCGGACGACCCGCGGGCCCGGCACCCCCGGTTCACGGCCGAGATGATGGCGGCGAACCAGCCGATCGTGGCGGGACTGCGCCGGGTGGCCGCGCGGCACGGGGCGGACGTCACCCCGGCGCAGGTGGCGCTCGCGTGGGTACTGGGCCTCGGGCGGCACGTCGTACCGGTGCCGGGGGCGAAGCGGGAGCAATGGGCGGTGGAGAACGCCCGCGCCGCCGGGCTGCGGCTCACGGCGGAGGACCTGGCGGAGATCGCGGCGCTTCCGGCGCCCCGGGGGTCCTGGGACTGA
- a CDS encoding 2-hydroxyacid dehydrogenase, translating to MRFEDTTADVWLPIPAGEIEGLPEPGASGLNYRFWDGGPEFPADPARCAFYVVPYMKGTEIAVRPLAGMTSLRVVQTLSAGIDHVTPGIGSLRPGVALCNAKGVHEASTAELTLALILASLRGIPGFVRGQDAEEWRAGFYPALADKSVLIVGYGSIGAAIEDRLAPFECARVARVARSARTTERGPVHALADLPALLPEADVVVLSTPLTPETTRLADAGFLGRMKDGALLVNVARGPVVDTNALLKEVESGRITAALDVTDPEPLPAGHPLWHAPGVLISPHVGGSTSAFMPRAKRLIAGQLRRFAAGEDLANVLLTTG from the coding sequence ATGAGATTCGAAGACACGACCGCTGACGTGTGGCTTCCGATTCCGGCGGGCGAGATCGAGGGGCTCCCCGAACCGGGCGCGTCGGGCCTGAACTACCGCTTCTGGGACGGCGGTCCCGAGTTCCCCGCCGATCCGGCGCGCTGCGCGTTCTACGTCGTCCCGTACATGAAGGGGACGGAGATCGCCGTACGGCCGCTGGCCGGGATGACCTCCCTCCGGGTCGTGCAGACCCTGTCCGCCGGCATCGACCACGTCACGCCGGGCATCGGCTCGCTGCGGCCGGGCGTCGCCCTCTGCAACGCGAAGGGCGTCCACGAGGCCAGCACCGCCGAGCTCACGCTCGCCCTGATCCTCGCCTCGCTGCGCGGCATCCCCGGATTCGTGCGCGGCCAGGACGCCGAGGAGTGGCGGGCCGGCTTCTACCCGGCGCTCGCCGACAAGTCCGTCCTGATCGTCGGGTACGGGTCGATCGGCGCCGCCATCGAGGACCGGCTCGCGCCCTTCGAGTGCGCGCGGGTGGCGCGCGTCGCACGCTCCGCGCGCACCACAGAGCGCGGCCCGGTGCACGCCCTGGCGGACCTGCCGGCGCTGCTTCCGGAGGCGGACGTGGTCGTGCTCTCCACTCCGCTCACGCCGGAGACCACGCGTCTCGCCGACGCCGGGTTCCTCGGGCGGATGAAGGACGGGGCGCTCCTCGTGAACGTCGCCCGTGGTCCGGTCGTCGACACGAACGCGCTGCTCAAGGAGGTCGAGAGCGGTCGGATCACGGCGGCGCTCGACGTCACCGACCCGGAACCGCTGCCGGCCGGACACCCTTTGTGGCACGCTCCCGGTGTCCTGATCAGTCCCCATGTGGGAGGTTCCACTTCGGCCTTCATGCCGAGGGCGAAGCGGCTGATCGCGGGACAGTTGCGGCGGTTCGCGGCGGGCGAGGACCTGGCCAACGTCCTCCTCACCACCGGCTGA
- a CDS encoding putative bifunctional diguanylate cyclase/phosphodiesterase encodes MSAPGAVITRRPLGGGSDHPDPGRPRLGGAVAQIALGLVCAGYTTGASLGWGSPRLALFMGDFGLSAAALTAAVSCFLYGRGHRGSARPAWLLFAFSSFMAAAGNAVWGWYEVVLRTEVPDSSVADLCFLLFAPPAIVGLLVLAKKPVTRAGWVCLGLDAWLIGGSLLTLSWSLALARTAHFEGESVAQAALSLAYPLLDIVLVSMVLVLHFRRSQANRSATNTAIAALALTVLCDALFTSPLLRENYASGQLLDAGWFAGSLLLAYAPWGVRRPPDSGAATTRGPRLHSRPVAGSLAALTPYLAAAVCTLGILYNVVEGRRPDRVVVLTGCTVVLALVVRQGIMLLDNIALTHELAQKENHFRSLVQGSSDVIMIAAPTGILRYVSPAASGVYGRDADELIGSELSSLIHPEDLGAVVHEVRRFLAASPAEEPTTRIECRFRSGRGDWLNVESTVNRHQGGLIFNSRDVTERVRLQAQLQHNAEHDPLTDLPNRALFTRRVRQALSGRRSSDPGTAVLFIDLDGFKGVNDRLGHQAGDDLLVQAARRLHDSVRAGDTAARLGGDEFAALILGDGGRDRTARRNQVQEIADRLRLTLSQPYRVDGGNEVRVAASIGVAFAEPGIEAGDLLRNADLAMYRAKAAGKDRVELYAPQMQAEVVRRTELAARLRTALHDGEFALLHQPVVDLATGRISAVSAQARWRSSQGILFTPAEYLRVTDDGERTAELGRWLFEEAVEQAAERAGIGHRTPVSVRLSARRLLDRSLPLGSVESLLTRHGLPSGSLIVELADSDPRSSLDELEQRLVTLRRLGVRIALDGFGSGHVAINALRRLPVDILKLDRGLVEGVVESARLRKITRGVLRIAGELGMQTVAEGVDVPEQVVALRAMGCTHAQGMAFSGPLDEYRLRRALVRDEYPLPGAVPVRVGNRPPIRSNSETPVPPT; translated from the coding sequence GTGAGCGCGCCCGGGGCGGTCATCACCCGCCGCCCCCTCGGCGGCGGCTCCGACCACCCGGACCCCGGCCGCCCCCGCCTCGGCGGGGCCGTCGCCCAGATCGCCCTCGGGCTCGTCTGCGCGGGCTACACGACCGGCGCGTCGCTCGGCTGGGGATCCCCCCGACTGGCCCTCTTCATGGGCGACTTCGGGCTCAGCGCCGCCGCGCTCACCGCCGCGGTCTCCTGCTTCCTCTACGGCCGCGGGCACCGCGGCAGCGCCCGCCCGGCCTGGCTGCTCTTCGCCTTCTCCTCCTTCATGGCGGCCGCGGGGAACGCCGTGTGGGGCTGGTACGAGGTCGTGCTCCGCACCGAGGTGCCGGACTCCTCCGTCGCCGACCTCTGCTTCTTACTCTTCGCGCCGCCCGCCATCGTGGGCCTCCTCGTCCTCGCCAAGAAGCCCGTCACCCGGGCCGGCTGGGTCTGTCTGGGGCTCGACGCCTGGCTCATCGGGGGCTCCCTGCTCACGCTCTCCTGGAGCCTCGCCCTCGCCCGCACCGCACACTTCGAGGGCGAGTCCGTCGCCCAGGCCGCCCTGTCGCTCGCGTACCCGCTGCTCGACATCGTGCTCGTCAGCATGGTCCTGGTCCTGCACTTCCGCCGCTCGCAGGCGAACCGCTCCGCGACCAACACCGCGATCGCCGCGCTCGCCCTGACCGTGCTGTGCGACGCCCTGTTCACCTCGCCGCTGCTCCGCGAGAACTACGCCTCGGGCCAGCTGCTCGACGCCGGCTGGTTCGCCGGCTCGCTGCTGCTCGCCTACGCGCCCTGGGGCGTGCGCCGACCGCCGGACAGCGGCGCGGCCACCACGCGCGGCCCCCGGCTCCACAGCCGCCCGGTCGCCGGCTCGCTCGCCGCCCTCACCCCGTACCTCGCCGCGGCGGTCTGCACCCTCGGCATCCTGTACAACGTCGTCGAGGGGCGCCGGCCCGACCGCGTCGTCGTCCTCACCGGCTGCACGGTCGTGCTCGCCCTCGTCGTGCGGCAGGGCATCATGCTCCTCGACAACATCGCCCTCACCCACGAACTGGCCCAGAAGGAGAACCACTTCAGGTCGCTCGTGCAGGGCTCCAGCGACGTCATCATGATCGCCGCGCCCACCGGGATACTCCGCTACGTCAGCCCGGCCGCCTCCGGCGTGTACGGACGGGACGCCGACGAGCTCATCGGCTCCGAGCTCTCCTCCCTCATCCACCCCGAGGACCTCGGCGCCGTCGTCCACGAGGTGCGGCGCTTCCTGGCCGCCTCGCCCGCCGAGGAGCCCACCACCCGCATCGAGTGCCGCTTCCGCTCGGGCCGCGGCGACTGGCTCAACGTCGAGTCGACCGTCAACCGCCACCAGGGCGGCCTGATCTTCAACAGCCGGGACGTCACCGAACGCGTCCGCCTCCAGGCCCAGCTGCAGCACAACGCCGAGCACGACCCGCTCACCGACCTGCCCAACCGGGCCCTCTTCACCCGACGGGTCCGGCAGGCGCTCAGCGGCCGCCGCTCCTCCGACCCCGGCACCGCCGTGCTCTTCATCGACCTCGACGGCTTCAAGGGGGTCAACGACCGCCTCGGCCACCAGGCCGGCGACGACCTCCTCGTCCAGGCCGCCCGCCGCCTCCACGACTCCGTACGGGCCGGGGACACCGCCGCCCGGCTCGGCGGCGACGAGTTCGCCGCCCTCATCCTCGGCGACGGAGGCCGCGACCGCACGGCCCGCCGGAACCAGGTCCAGGAGATCGCCGACCGGCTCCGGCTCACGCTCTCCCAGCCGTACCGCGTGGACGGCGGAAACGAGGTGCGGGTCGCCGCCTCCATCGGCGTCGCCTTCGCCGAGCCCGGCATCGAGGCCGGCGACCTGCTGCGCAACGCCGACCTGGCCATGTACCGGGCCAAGGCCGCGGGCAAGGACCGCGTCGAGCTCTACGCCCCCCAGATGCAGGCCGAGGTCGTCCGCAGGACCGAGCTGGCCGCCCGGCTGCGCACCGCCCTCCACGACGGCGAGTTCGCCCTGCTCCACCAGCCGGTCGTCGACCTCGCCACCGGCCGGATCTCCGCCGTCAGCGCCCAGGCCCGCTGGCGCTCCAGCCAGGGCATCCTCTTCACCCCGGCCGAGTACCTCCGGGTCACCGACGACGGCGAGCGCACCGCCGAGCTCGGCCGCTGGCTCTTCGAGGAGGCCGTGGAGCAGGCCGCCGAGCGGGCGGGAATCGGCCACCGTACGCCCGTCTCCGTCCGGCTCTCCGCCCGCCGCCTCCTGGACCGCTCGCTGCCGCTCGGCTCCGTGGAGTCGCTGCTCACCCGGCACGGGCTGCCGTCCGGCTCGCTGATCGTCGAGCTCGCCGACAGCGACCCCCGGAGCTCGCTCGACGAGCTGGAACAGCGTCTGGTCACCCTGCGCCGCCTCGGCGTGCGGATCGCGCTCGACGGATTCGGCAGCGGACATGTGGCGATCAACGCCCTCCGGCGGCTCCCCGTCGACATACTGAAGCTGGACCGGGGACTCGTCGAAGGCGTGGTCGAGTCGGCCCGGCTCCGCAAGATCACCCGCGGGGTGCTCCGCATCGCCGGCGAGCTCGGCATGCAGACCGTCGCCGAGGGCGTCGACGTCCCGGAGCAGGTCGTCGCCCTGCGCGCGATGGGCTGCACGCACGCCCAGGGCATGGCCTTCTCGGGTCCGCTCGACGAGTACCGGCTGCGCAGGGCCCTCGTACGGGACGAGTACCCGCTGCCCGGAGCGGTCCCCGTGCGTGTCGGAAACCGTCCCCCGATCCGCTCAAATAGTGAGACGCCTGTCCCACCCACTTGA